In Poecile atricapillus isolate bPoeAtr1 chromosome W, bPoeAtr1.hap1, whole genome shotgun sequence, one DNA window encodes the following:
- the LOC131591405 gene encoding protein FAM234B isoform X3 gives MATVLSRALKLPGKKSPDLGEYDPLTQADSDESEDDLVLNIQKNGGVKNGKSPPEEIQDPDSDVEVGMTKQHTSESAPEGYPAETAGSLEQKAAPSLMPYLRTAIFLLTVVISMILVLVCAFLIPCPPRDLHNTWNRNLGQGAGGVLSPLELCDVNGDGLPDILIVFTALMNASVMGVSRPSVTVVALSGMNGSTLWSIQLPEETRSVQCNGLSLGAAAGPVCLVTGTSKFLSLLSASTGKTIWTLNPIHLSSGILAAPAATLPDVDGDGIRDIVILALKETQPDVFFILVSGKNGTALGGPVKYSTNGEGKVIGPQVHITSRGAIYILFGFGNVQAVALRDIFTQARNRDNFPAMLQQEEPEWEKRRSVNLSELIDIYSGGVDFLQTVRTPDTNCSNLLITTKESLILLRGQDLERRWTLELQNISSQPVPGYFGADQTLDFMLQAQTGDGNKKVVVVDGKSGLPVWNQELPWQRQQLDALSVMTLDKKSVFLFWADETQPVLQSLQPGPRPERPGLHHLYLLHPVFPTVLLDLTNATDNVIASAVGINDLQKDAFHITVTTTATSEKQPGFLSVSKLGLKWAMMSQGRMVWLKDSSSPKISRGEVRRFLARMKFADFPQKL, from the exons ATGGCTACGGTGCTGTCCCGGGCGCTGAAGCTGCCGG GAAAGAAGAGCCCAGACCTTGGGGAATATGATCCCCTCACTCAGGCTGACAGTGATGAAAGTGAAGATGACCTTGTACTCAACATCCAGAAGAATGGGGGGGTCAAGAATGGGAAGAGCCCCCCTGAAGAGATACAGGACCCTGATTCTGATGTGGAGGTTGGGATGACAAAGCAGCACACGTCAGAGAGTGCACCCGAGGGTTATCCTGCAGAGACGGCTGGGAGTTTGGAGCAGAAGGCTGCTCCCTCGCTCATGCCATACCTGCGCACTGCAATCTTTTTGCTCACTGTGGTGATCTCCATGATTCTTGTGCTGGTGTGCGCATTTCTAATTCCCTGTCCCCCTAGAGACTTGCATAACACCTGGAACCGCAACCTAGGTCAGGGAGCAG GTGGTGTGTTGTCCCCCCTGGAACTGTGTGATGTGAACGGTGATGGCCTCCCTGACATCCTCATTGTCTTCACTGCCTTGATGAATGCCAGTGTCATGG GTGTCTCTAGACCCTCCGTAACTGTGGTGGCACTTTCTGGTATGAATGGCAGTACCTTGTGGTCCATCCAGCTTCCAGAGGAGACGCGAAGTGTGCAGTGCAATGGGCTGTCACTGGGGGCAGCTGCAGGGCCTGTCTGCCTTGTTACAGGAACATCAAAATTCCTCAGCCTTCTCAGTGCCTCCACAG GCAAGACCATCTGGACACTGAATCCCATTCATCTCTCAAGTGGGATCCTGGCTGCACCAGCTGCAACTCTTCCAGATGTAGATGGAGATGGGATTAGGGATATTGTTATTCTGGCTCTCAAAGAGACACAG CCTGATGTGTTTTTCATCTTGGTATCAGGAAAGAATGGAACTGCTTTGGGTGGGCCTGTCAAGTACAGTACCAATGGAGAAGGGAAAGTGATTGGCCCCCAAGTCCACATCACCAGCCGGGGAGCCATCTACATCCTGTTTGGTTTTG GTAATGTTCAAGCAGTTGCCCTGAGGGATATCTTTACCCAAGCCAGAAACCGGGACAACTTTCCTGCaatgctgcagcaggaggagccaGAGTGGGAAAAGCGCAGATCTGTCAACCTGTCAGAGCTCATTGACATTTACAG TGGGGGTGTTGACTTTCTGCAGACAGTGAGGACACCTGACACAAACTGCAGCAACCTGCTCATCACAACCAAAGAGAGCTTGATCCTGCTGAGGGGACAGGACCTGGAGCGCCGCTGGACTCTGGAGCTGCAGAATATCAGCAG CCAGCCTGTACCAGGTTACTTTGGTGCTGACCAAACTCTGGACTTCATGTTGCAAGCACAGACTGGAGATGGGAACAAAAAG GTGGTGGTGGTAGATGGAAAATCTGGCCTCCCTGTTTGGAACCAGGAACTTCCATGGCAAAGGCAACAACTCGATGCACTCTCAGTCATGACTTTGGACAAGAagtctgtttttctcttctgggCTGATGAAACACAGCCTGTGTTACAAAGTTTG CAGCCTGGTCCCAGACCTGAGCGCCCAGGACTGCACCACCTCTATCTCCTCCATCCTGTTTTTCCTACAGTTCTTTTGGACCTCACCAATGCAACAGACAATGTCATTGCTTCAGCAG TTGGAATTAATGATCTCCAAAAGGATGCATTTCACATCACTGTGACAACAACCGCAACCTCTGAAAAACAGCCAGGATTTCTCTCGGTCAGCAAGCTGGGCCTGAAGTGGGCCATGATGAGTCAAGGTCGAATGGTGTGGTTAAAGGACAGCAGCTCTCCAAAAATCAGCCGTGGAGAAGTGAGGCGATTTCTTGCCCGGATGAAATTTGCTGACTTTCCTCAGAAG CTCTAG
- the LOC131591405 gene encoding protein FAM234B isoform X2, whose protein sequence is MATVLSRALKLPGKKSPDLGEYDPLTQADSDESEDDLVLNIQKNGGVKNGKSPPEEIQDPDSDVEVGMTKQHTSESAPEGYPAETAGSLEQKAAPSLMPYLRTAIFLLTVVISMILVLVCAFLIPCPPRDLHNTWNRNLGQGAGGVLSPLELCDVNGDGLPDILIVFTALMNASVMGVSRPSVTVVALSGMNGSTLWSIQLPEETRSVQCNGLSLGAAAGPVCLVTGTSKFLSLLSASTGKTIWTLNPIHLSSGILAAPAATLPDVDGDGIRDIVILALKETQPDVFFILVSGKNGTALGGPVKYSTNGEGKVIGPQVHITSRGAIYILFGFGNVQAVALRDIFTQARNRDNFPAMLQQEEPEWEKRRSVNLSELIDIYSGGVDFLQTVRTPDTNCSNLLITTKESLILLRGQDLERRWTLELQNISSQPVPGYFGADQTLDFMLQAQTGDGNKKVVVVDGKSGLPVWNQELPWQRQQLDALSVMTLDKKSVFLFWADETQPVLQSLPGPRPERPGLHHLYLLHPVFPTVLLDLTNATDNVIASAVGINDLQKDAFHITVTTTATSEKQPGFLSVSKLGLKWAMMSQGRMVWLKDSSSPKISRGEVRRFLARMKFADFPQKVRLCRNP, encoded by the exons ATGGCTACGGTGCTGTCCCGGGCGCTGAAGCTGCCGG GAAAGAAGAGCCCAGACCTTGGGGAATATGATCCCCTCACTCAGGCTGACAGTGATGAAAGTGAAGATGACCTTGTACTCAACATCCAGAAGAATGGGGGGGTCAAGAATGGGAAGAGCCCCCCTGAAGAGATACAGGACCCTGATTCTGATGTGGAGGTTGGGATGACAAAGCAGCACACGTCAGAGAGTGCACCCGAGGGTTATCCTGCAGAGACGGCTGGGAGTTTGGAGCAGAAGGCTGCTCCCTCGCTCATGCCATACCTGCGCACTGCAATCTTTTTGCTCACTGTGGTGATCTCCATGATTCTTGTGCTGGTGTGCGCATTTCTAATTCCCTGTCCCCCTAGAGACTTGCATAACACCTGGAACCGCAACCTAGGTCAGGGAGCAG GTGGTGTGTTGTCCCCCCTGGAACTGTGTGATGTGAACGGTGATGGCCTCCCTGACATCCTCATTGTCTTCACTGCCTTGATGAATGCCAGTGTCATGG GTGTCTCTAGACCCTCCGTAACTGTGGTGGCACTTTCTGGTATGAATGGCAGTACCTTGTGGTCCATCCAGCTTCCAGAGGAGACGCGAAGTGTGCAGTGCAATGGGCTGTCACTGGGGGCAGCTGCAGGGCCTGTCTGCCTTGTTACAGGAACATCAAAATTCCTCAGCCTTCTCAGTGCCTCCACAG GCAAGACCATCTGGACACTGAATCCCATTCATCTCTCAAGTGGGATCCTGGCTGCACCAGCTGCAACTCTTCCAGATGTAGATGGAGATGGGATTAGGGATATTGTTATTCTGGCTCTCAAAGAGACACAG CCTGATGTGTTTTTCATCTTGGTATCAGGAAAGAATGGAACTGCTTTGGGTGGGCCTGTCAAGTACAGTACCAATGGAGAAGGGAAAGTGATTGGCCCCCAAGTCCACATCACCAGCCGGGGAGCCATCTACATCCTGTTTGGTTTTG GTAATGTTCAAGCAGTTGCCCTGAGGGATATCTTTACCCAAGCCAGAAACCGGGACAACTTTCCTGCaatgctgcagcaggaggagccaGAGTGGGAAAAGCGCAGATCTGTCAACCTGTCAGAGCTCATTGACATTTACAG TGGGGGTGTTGACTTTCTGCAGACAGTGAGGACACCTGACACAAACTGCAGCAACCTGCTCATCACAACCAAAGAGAGCTTGATCCTGCTGAGGGGACAGGACCTGGAGCGCCGCTGGACTCTGGAGCTGCAGAATATCAGCAG CCAGCCTGTACCAGGTTACTTTGGTGCTGACCAAACTCTGGACTTCATGTTGCAAGCACAGACTGGAGATGGGAACAAAAAG GTGGTGGTGGTAGATGGAAAATCTGGCCTCCCTGTTTGGAACCAGGAACTTCCATGGCAAAGGCAACAACTCGATGCACTCTCAGTCATGACTTTGGACAAGAagtctgtttttctcttctgggCTGATGAAACACAGCCTGTGTTACAAAGTTTG CCTGGTCCCAGACCTGAGCGCCCAGGACTGCACCACCTCTATCTCCTCCATCCTGTTTTTCCTACAGTTCTTTTGGACCTCACCAATGCAACAGACAATGTCATTGCTTCAGCAG TTGGAATTAATGATCTCCAAAAGGATGCATTTCACATCACTGTGACAACAACCGCAACCTCTGAAAAACAGCCAGGATTTCTCTCGGTCAGCAAGCTGGGCCTGAAGTGGGCCATGATGAGTCAAGGTCGAATGGTGTGGTTAAAGGACAGCAGCTCTCCAAAAATCAGCCGTGGAGAAGTGAGGCGATTTCTTGCCCGGATGAAATTTGCTGACTTTCCTCAGAAGGTGAGATTGTGCAGGAATCCCTAA
- the LOC131591405 gene encoding protein FAM234B isoform X1, with amino-acid sequence MATVLSRALKLPGKKSPDLGEYDPLTQADSDESEDDLVLNIQKNGGVKNGKSPPEEIQDPDSDVEVGMTKQHTSESAPEGYPAETAGSLEQKAAPSLMPYLRTAIFLLTVVISMILVLVCAFLIPCPPRDLHNTWNRNLGQGAGGVLSPLELCDVNGDGLPDILIVFTALMNASVMGVSRPSVTVVALSGMNGSTLWSIQLPEETRSVQCNGLSLGAAAGPVCLVTGTSKFLSLLSASTGKTIWTLNPIHLSSGILAAPAATLPDVDGDGIRDIVILALKETQPDVFFILVSGKNGTALGGPVKYSTNGEGKVIGPQVHITSRGAIYILFGFGNVQAVALRDIFTQARNRDNFPAMLQQEEPEWEKRRSVNLSELIDIYSGGVDFLQTVRTPDTNCSNLLITTKESLILLRGQDLERRWTLELQNISSQPVPGYFGADQTLDFMLQAQTGDGNKKVVVVDGKSGLPVWNQELPWQRQQLDALSVMTLDKKSVFLFWADETQPVLQSLQPGPRPERPGLHHLYLLHPVFPTVLLDLTNATDNVIASAVGINDLQKDAFHITVTTTATSEKQPGFLSVSKLGLKWAMMSQGRMVWLKDSSSPKISRGEVRRFLARMKFADFPQKVRLCRNP; translated from the exons ATGGCTACGGTGCTGTCCCGGGCGCTGAAGCTGCCGG GAAAGAAGAGCCCAGACCTTGGGGAATATGATCCCCTCACTCAGGCTGACAGTGATGAAAGTGAAGATGACCTTGTACTCAACATCCAGAAGAATGGGGGGGTCAAGAATGGGAAGAGCCCCCCTGAAGAGATACAGGACCCTGATTCTGATGTGGAGGTTGGGATGACAAAGCAGCACACGTCAGAGAGTGCACCCGAGGGTTATCCTGCAGAGACGGCTGGGAGTTTGGAGCAGAAGGCTGCTCCCTCGCTCATGCCATACCTGCGCACTGCAATCTTTTTGCTCACTGTGGTGATCTCCATGATTCTTGTGCTGGTGTGCGCATTTCTAATTCCCTGTCCCCCTAGAGACTTGCATAACACCTGGAACCGCAACCTAGGTCAGGGAGCAG GTGGTGTGTTGTCCCCCCTGGAACTGTGTGATGTGAACGGTGATGGCCTCCCTGACATCCTCATTGTCTTCACTGCCTTGATGAATGCCAGTGTCATGG GTGTCTCTAGACCCTCCGTAACTGTGGTGGCACTTTCTGGTATGAATGGCAGTACCTTGTGGTCCATCCAGCTTCCAGAGGAGACGCGAAGTGTGCAGTGCAATGGGCTGTCACTGGGGGCAGCTGCAGGGCCTGTCTGCCTTGTTACAGGAACATCAAAATTCCTCAGCCTTCTCAGTGCCTCCACAG GCAAGACCATCTGGACACTGAATCCCATTCATCTCTCAAGTGGGATCCTGGCTGCACCAGCTGCAACTCTTCCAGATGTAGATGGAGATGGGATTAGGGATATTGTTATTCTGGCTCTCAAAGAGACACAG CCTGATGTGTTTTTCATCTTGGTATCAGGAAAGAATGGAACTGCTTTGGGTGGGCCTGTCAAGTACAGTACCAATGGAGAAGGGAAAGTGATTGGCCCCCAAGTCCACATCACCAGCCGGGGAGCCATCTACATCCTGTTTGGTTTTG GTAATGTTCAAGCAGTTGCCCTGAGGGATATCTTTACCCAAGCCAGAAACCGGGACAACTTTCCTGCaatgctgcagcaggaggagccaGAGTGGGAAAAGCGCAGATCTGTCAACCTGTCAGAGCTCATTGACATTTACAG TGGGGGTGTTGACTTTCTGCAGACAGTGAGGACACCTGACACAAACTGCAGCAACCTGCTCATCACAACCAAAGAGAGCTTGATCCTGCTGAGGGGACAGGACCTGGAGCGCCGCTGGACTCTGGAGCTGCAGAATATCAGCAG CCAGCCTGTACCAGGTTACTTTGGTGCTGACCAAACTCTGGACTTCATGTTGCAAGCACAGACTGGAGATGGGAACAAAAAG GTGGTGGTGGTAGATGGAAAATCTGGCCTCCCTGTTTGGAACCAGGAACTTCCATGGCAAAGGCAACAACTCGATGCACTCTCAGTCATGACTTTGGACAAGAagtctgtttttctcttctgggCTGATGAAACACAGCCTGTGTTACAAAGTTTG CAGCCTGGTCCCAGACCTGAGCGCCCAGGACTGCACCACCTCTATCTCCTCCATCCTGTTTTTCCTACAGTTCTTTTGGACCTCACCAATGCAACAGACAATGTCATTGCTTCAGCAG TTGGAATTAATGATCTCCAAAAGGATGCATTTCACATCACTGTGACAACAACCGCAACCTCTGAAAAACAGCCAGGATTTCTCTCGGTCAGCAAGCTGGGCCTGAAGTGGGCCATGATGAGTCAAGGTCGAATGGTGTGGTTAAAGGACAGCAGCTCTCCAAAAATCAGCCGTGGAGAAGTGAGGCGATTTCTTGCCCGGATGAAATTTGCTGACTTTCCTCAGAAGGTGAGATTGTGCAGGAATCCCTAA